AAATAGTCATGGCATCGATTGCCCCCGCCCTTCGCATGCATTTTGCTTTCGCCGTACCTTCATGAGCATCGGTCTGCAACAGACATTCACCGGACGCTTCGACTACCGTCCCGCTCTGCGATAGGAGGAGAACATGGAACTCGGCAAGGTGGACCGGGCGACCCTGGCGGCCTACTGGTCGGCGAACAAGCGGCTGACCACCATCACGCTGCTGATCTGGGCGCTCGTCTCGTTCGGGGCGGTCTTCTTCGTCGACGCGCTCGACACCGTCGTGATCTTCGGCTTCCCCCTGGGCTACTACATGGCGGCCCAGGGCTCGCTCATCGTCTTCGTGGCGCTGATCTTCAACTACGCCGCGATGATGAACCGGATCGACCGCAAGTACGGCCTCCAGGAAGAGGAGGAGTAGCATGGCCCGCCAGCGCAGCTCCTCCTTCATCGACAACCTGGGCCGGCTCTACGGGATGTACACGGGGGTCTTCGTCGGCTTCGTGATCATCCTCGGGATCGCGGAGACGATGGGGATGCCGAAGGCCTGGATCGGCTACCTCTTCCTCGGCGTCACCATCGCGGTCTACGCCGGGATCGGCGTCCTCTCGCGCACCT
The bacterium genome window above contains:
- a CDS encoding DUF4212 domain-containing protein, which encodes MELGKVDRATLAAYWSANKRLTTITLLIWALVSFGAVFFVDALDTVVIFGFPLGYYMAAQGSLIVFVALIFNYAAMMNRIDRKYGLQEEEE